One region of Oscillatoria sp. FACHB-1407 genomic DNA includes:
- a CDS encoding AAA family ATPase: MDVATSPNANSDEGKNITVTVTVSTVHPGFSGSAIFTGVDSSGRWVRIVANHACIPRVPVKGETWQIVGKFRIHQNYGKQLQAEHCRVIEPTGQLLINYLCSHPVFRGTGVGQVKISKLYKIYGDDLRLLLDTGDVEALREVLSAETAEKLIGAWQKNFQEVSVITFLDQYKVDKKLANKIIKYWGEKAVEKIQENPYRLLILMSWKIVDGLAAKMDVQWNDRRRLIAAAEAYTYERLDNRKDTLTHATTLKQGIMHLLGGVSEKIAQEAIGLALREKAIVGDVVKGYQPLGCAVMEQYLVNYFLSLLKTNQEGQLSLFKDNSAEAQIKKQLAKFEQLEGIKLNREQRAAIKMSVTQPLSVLKGGAGVGKTTVLRVIHQVAQSMGMTVHQLALAGRAAQRIREMTGHGASTIVGFLNFMQQKQLVPKAGDLIVIDESSMLDLLLAYRLIRALPHGIRLVFVGDPYQLPPIGPGLVFHVLATSPTVPTVELFQTHRQAASTGIPQVAGLVRQGTVPELSSYEGSGTGISFIESAQSGIIATLVRVLRDLDGFNETQILGVTKSGLVGVEAINQTFHKLMVGSKPQLKDWGLAESDPIIYTVNDYKRQLFNGSLGRIERVFPGGLNIDSGSSCCAICNFDGRKIDLLNEDLGNIELAYAITIHKAQGSQFRRVVVPVTRSKLLDRTLIYTALTRATEQVVFVGDRQAFNEAVRNPPTVTLRQVGLSF; this comes from the coding sequence ATGGACGTCGCTACATCCCCTAATGCAAATTCTGACGAAGGAAAGAATATTACAGTCACTGTAACTGTATCTACAGTTCACCCTGGTTTCAGTGGTAGTGCCATCTTCACAGGTGTTGATTCCTCTGGTAGGTGGGTGCGTATAGTTGCAAATCACGCTTGCATTCCACGTGTGCCAGTAAAAGGCGAGACTTGGCAAATCGTAGGGAAATTTAGAATCCATCAGAACTATGGGAAACAACTCCAGGCTGAACATTGCAGAGTTATTGAGCCAACAGGGCAGTTACTAATAAACTACCTTTGTTCACACCCGGTTTTTAGAGGAACTGGGGTTGGGCAGGTCAAAATTTCAAAGCTCTACAAGATCTACGGTGATGATTTGCGTCTGTTGTTAGATACAGGTGACGTTGAGGCTCTCAGAGAAGTTTTATCGGCTGAAACGGCTGAAAAGCTTATTGGTGCATGGCAAAAGAATTTTCAAGAAGTTAGTGTTATCACTTTTCTTGACCAGTACAAAGTTGATAAGAAGCTAGCGAATAAAATTATTAAGTACTGGGGTGAAAAGGCAGTTGAGAAGATTCAGGAGAATCCGTACCGTCTCCTGATACTGATGTCCTGGAAAATTGTGGATGGATTGGCTGCCAAAATGGATGTGCAGTGGAACGATCGCAGGCGTTTGATAGCCGCAGCAGAAGCCTATACCTACGAACGGCTCGATAATCGCAAAGACACTTTAACACATGCAACTACTTTGAAGCAGGGTATTATGCATCTGTTAGGAGGGGTTAGTGAGAAAATCGCGCAAGAAGCGATCGGGTTAGCACTGAGAGAGAAGGCGATCGTTGGAGATGTGGTTAAAGGTTACCAACCATTGGGGTGCGCCGTAATGGAGCAATACCTGGTTAATTACTTTTTGTCACTGCTAAAGACGAATCAGGAAGGTCAACTTTCACTGTTTAAGGACAACTCAGCCGAAGCACAAATCAAAAAACAGCTAGCAAAATTTGAGCAACTTGAAGGCATCAAGTTAAATCGCGAACAGCGTGCTGCTATAAAGATGTCCGTGACACAGCCTCTGAGTGTTTTGAAGGGTGGAGCCGGAGTTGGAAAGACAACCGTTCTTAGAGTCATTCACCAAGTCGCTCAATCAATGGGGATGACCGTGCATCAGTTAGCATTGGCAGGTCGTGCAGCCCAGAGAATTCGGGAGATGACCGGGCACGGTGCAAGCACCATCGTTGGTTTTTTGAATTTTATGCAGCAGAAACAGTTAGTACCCAAGGCAGGTGACCTAATCGTTATTGATGAGTCTTCCATGCTTGATTTGTTGCTGGCATACCGACTAATTAGAGCATTACCACATGGAATTCGATTGGTTTTTGTAGGCGATCCCTATCAGCTTCCTCCGATCGGACCAGGGCTTGTGTTCCACGTCCTTGCCACTAGCCCTACAGTACCAACAGTAGAATTGTTTCAAACTCATAGACAAGCTGCATCAACAGGGATTCCGCAAGTGGCTGGGCTGGTGCGTCAAGGAACCGTGCCAGAACTGTCTTCCTATGAAGGTAGTGGAACAGGAATCAGTTTTATTGAGTCTGCTCAGTCAGGGATTATTGCAACCCTTGTTAGGGTTTTACGAGATTTAGATGGTTTTAACGAAACACAGATTCTGGGTGTAACAAAATCAGGCTTGGTAGGTGTTGAGGCAATTAACCAAACTTTTCATAAACTCATGGTTGGTTCAAAACCCCAACTGAAGGACTGGGGTTTAGCTGAATCTGATCCAATCATTTATACCGTCAATGACTACAAGCGTCAGTTGTTTAATGGCTCTCTTGGACGTATTGAGAGGGTTTTCCCAGGCGGTCTTAATATAGATAGCGGTAGTTCATGCTGCGCGATCTGTAATTTTGATGGGCGTAAGATCGATTTATTGAATGAGGATCTTGGAAATATTGAATTAGCCTATGCCATTACAATCCATAAGGCACAAGGTAGTCAGTTCAGACGTGTTGTTGTGCCGGTTACAAGGAGCAAACTACTGGATCGAACACTGATTTATACAGCGTTGACTAGAGCTACTGAACAGGTCGTTTTTGTGGGAGACAGGCAGGCATTTAATGAGGCGGTGAGAAATCCTCCGACAGTTACCTTACGCCAAGTAGGTTTATCTTTCTAA